The DNA sequence ATGATGTTTGAGGCTGTCCGGTTCGTCGCGGTAATGCCGCCCGGCCACGCGCCATGCCCAACAGCAATCGTCGTATTCCACGCCCAACATGGTATTAAAGCCGCGGTTTTCGCGCAGGGAATAGTCATAGCGTCCGAAAACGCGCCACTGCGGAGCAAAACGCCAGCCGCTGCCGATGCTTAATTGGTCGTAGTCGTTTTGATTGTAGCGGTGTCCGAAATGGATATAGCGGTCGGTGTCGAGGTTATAGCGCACATCGACGATGTTGCGCTCGTTTCGCCGCTGATTGGGGTTCCAGAAGGATAATCCGTATAAAGACCAATGGCTGTCAAAACGGTATTGCCCTTCCGTGACCAAGACGGAATTGTTATCCGCCACTTTGGTATTATTGTTCAGCCCTACGCGGCGCTCGTTGAAATATTGGATTTGACCGATGGAAAAACGTGCTTTTTCAAAGCCGTCCTCATCGCGGTAAAAACGCGAGGTGAGGGCGGTGGTCAATTGATGCGCATCGCCGATTTTATCGCCGCCGCTAAAGCGGTTACGAGCAAAGAGCCAGCTCCAAGATTTGGTCAGCTCGTCGCTGTCGAAATTAGGGATGTCGCTTTGGTCTTTATAAGGCGTGTAGAGATAAAACAGACGCGGCTCCAAGGTTTGGGTGTAGCCCTCGCCGCCCCAAGTGAAGGCGCGCTCGAAAATTAAGCCGCTGTCAATGCTCAGCGTAGGCATGACCAAGGTTTTATTGCCGTCGCGGAAACGTCCGTTTTCAGGATGGAACATATAATGACGCGCCGAGAGGCTGATTTTCGGCTCGATAAAGCCGTAGCTCGCGCCCAGTCGGTAGGCGGCTTCCGCATTCAGGGAAAAACGGTTGGCATCGCCGTAATCGTCTTTGGCAAAGCGCACCGCTTCGCCGCTCACGCCGAAGCGGAAATTGTCTTCACGCCAGTCTTTGCTGTATAAAATCTGCGGCATGCGGCTATAGGGCGTGCTGTGTTTACTGACATCGGGGCTGACGCGTTTGTAATCCTGCACGCGCAGCATCAGATTGCCCCAGTCGCCCGAGCCGCGCAGACGCGCATAGCGGTCAAGATACCATTTGTCATATATATCCAGCTCGCCGCGCAAGTCTTTTTGGTAATCGATATCGGAGACGTCTTGATAATGCAGATCGAAAGTCCAATTCGGATTGATGTCGTAGCGGTATTTTGCCGCCATTTGCCAGCGGTTGTTATGATCGTATTTGGCGTCCGAAGGCAGAATCGCGCCGCTGATTTCTCCTGAGTGCTTTTCGGTCAAAAAGCGGTATTCCGCGCCCAGCATTAAGCCGCGTTTGCTCATCGGATGCAAAGTGAAAGTCGCGTCTTGATTGGGTGCGATGTTCCAATAATAGGGAATTTCCATTTCCAAACCGCGTTGATCCGAAGAGCCGATGGAAGGGGTTAAAAAGCCTGTGGCGCGGTCGTCGGTGGTCGGAAAGCTGAAATACGGCAGCCAGAATACCGGCGTATCCGCCACGCGGAAAGTCGCGTCGCGCGCCACCGCACGGTTGACATTATTGTCGATTTCCAAAGTGCGGGCTTTTAACTGCCAAGTGGGATCGACGCGTTCGCAAGTCGACCAAGTCACGTTTTCCAAATGATCGATATTGCTGCTGCGATCAATCACGGCTTTTTCGGCATGACCGTTGCTGCCGTGATCGCCTGCCGCTGTGGTTTTAGGACTGAGATAATAATCGGCGTCGGCAAAGGTCAGGCGGTTTTCCTGCATGAAATACTCGCCGTCTTTGCCTTGTACGGCGGCAGTCGGCATGCCCACAATCACGCCCTCGGGCGCGGCAATATGTTCGCTTTCGCGCACATATTTCACATTCGGCGCAAAAATGTATTTATCCCCTTGGCGAACTTTAACCTCGCCCTCGAAATTCGCGGTCAGAAAATCGCTTACCGAGCTGTCCGACTCCACATGCACGCGATTATCCGAGACGTCGCCGCCCAAGCGCGTATATTGCATTAAAGGATCCACCGCGCATTGATGCGCCCACAAACGTAGCGGCAATAGAAATGCGCCACAGGCAAAAAAGAAGGCTATTCTGTGCAAAACCGCCACCCAATCAAAATGAAAAACGCTATTCTAGCAAACCGCGCCGCATCTGTGCATTCTCGTTTTTGCCCTCATGCGCTATCATATTGCTTTCAGCCAGTAATCACCGGAGCCACCATGAGCCATACTTCTCTTTTACGCCCGCAACGCGCCCTAATCAGCGTATCCGATAAAAGCGGATTGTTGGATTTCGCCCGCCGCTTAAACGCCTTAAACATCGAGCTGCTCTCCACGGGCGGTACCGCCGCTGCTCTGCGCGAAGCCGGCATTGCGGTTAAAGACGTTGCCGAACACACCGGTTTTCCCGAAATTATGGGCGGACGCGTCAAAACCCTACATCCGAAAATTCACGGCGGCATTTTGGCGCGCCGCGGCACAGACGAAGCCGTGATGGCGGAAAACGGTATCGGGGCGATTGATTTGGTGGTCGTTAATCTGTACCCCTTCCGTCAGACGATTAAAAAAGCAGGCGTAAGCCTCGAAGAAGCGGTGGAAAACATCGACATCGGCGGGCCTTCCATGCTGCGTTCCGCGGCGAAAAATCATCGCGATGTGGCGGTAGTGGTCAATCCCGGCGATTATCCCGCCGTCATCGCCGCGATTGAAAACCAAGGCATTTCGCAGGAAATGCGTAATCAGCTCGCCGTCAAAGCCTTCACGCATACCGCCGACTACGACCGCGCGATTGCCGTTTATCTGTCTAATCAATACGACAGCGAAAACGATGATTTTCCCGAACAACTCAGCCTTCATTTCCAACGCAGCGAAATCTTGCGCTACGGCGAAAACCCGCACCAACGCGCCGCCTTCTACAAATCCAACCGCCCCAGCGGCAACAGCCTCGCCGGTGCCAAACAGCTGCAAGGCAAACAACTCTCTTATAATAATTACGCCGACAGCGATGCCGCCCTGCGCGCGGTCTTGAATTTTGCCGACTGCGCCTGCGTAATCGTCAAACATGCCAATCCCTGCGGCGTGGCGCAAGGCATCAATCCGCAAGAAGCCTACGAACGCGCCTATCGTACCGACCCGACCTCCGCTTTCGGCGGCATCATCGCCTTTAACCGCGCGATTGACGCCAACACCGCCAAAGAAATCATCAGCCGCCAATTCGTAGAAGTCATCCTCGCGCCGGTATACAGCCCCGAAGCGCTGGAAGTTTTTGCGCAAAAGCCGAATATCCGCGTCTTGGAAATCAAAAACGACGGACACAGCACGCAGGAATGGCAAATCCAAAGCATACAGGGCGGCATCTTGGTGCAGGATTGGGACAGAGGCACAATCGCGCAAAGCGACATCAATATCGTCAGCGAACGCGAGCCCAGCCATAGCGAAATCAGCGACCTGCTCTTTGCATGGCGGGTGGTGCGTGCCGTGAAATCCAATGCCATCGTGCTGGCGAAAGACTTAGCCACCGTCGGCATCGGCGCAGGACAAACCAGCCGTGTCTATTCCGCCAAAATCGCCGCCATGAAAGCCGCAGACGAAGGATTAAGCCAAAGCGAACTCGTGCTTGCCAGCGATGCCTTCTTTCCCTTCCGCGACGGCATCGATGCCGCTGCCGCCGGCGGCGTGAGCGCCATCATTCAGCCAGGCGGCTCCATGCGCGACCAAGAAGTCATTGATGCTGCCAACGAACACGGCATTGCCATGATATTCACCGGTATGCGCCATTTTCGTCATTAATCGCTGAACAAGACTCGCCTTATCTGATCATGAGCAAGATAAGGCGGGCTGATATTTATAGTCAAAGAATTGAAAAAGTATTACGGACTTGGCTCGCCTTGCCGTACGCTCTTGTACTGTCTGCGGCTCGCCGCCTTGTACTACTTTTTCACTTCTCCGACTATATGATATTCAGTCGATAGTAATGATCTGAAAATGCTTGTGCTTTCCAAGGTTTGGCTTAGTCATTTTAAAAGAAAGCGCATGTTGGGCATGTTGATGCAATTTCAATATATAAAACATGTTATTCGACTGACATTTTTCTTCTATGCACAAAATTCTCAAATCGATTGTTAAAAATATTCTGCAATTTGCCTTGTTCTTGGCGGTCTTAAGTGTTGCCGCGGATTACTGGCGTCGTCCTTCTGCACCTTTGGATGCCGCTGCGCATCCGCTTTCTACGCTATCCGGCAGTTCGCTTACCTTGGCGCAGCACAGTAGCAATCAAACGGTGCTGTTGTATTTTTGGGGCAGCTGGTGCGGCATATGCCGCCATACTTCTCCGGTGATACAGAAACTGCATGAAGACGGGGTGGCGGTTTTAGGCGTGGCGGTGCAGTCGGGCAGCGATGCCGATATTCGCGCTTATTTGGATAAGCAGGCTTGGCATTTTGACAATATTAATGATGCCGACGGCAGTTTGTCGCGGCAATGGCAAATGCAGGTTACGCCGACTATCGTGCTGGTGCGTCAGGGGCGGGTGCTACACAGCACCACCGGCTTGAGCAGCTATTGGGGATTAAAAATGCGTTTGATGTTGGCGGGGTGGCGGCATTAGGGGATATGCTATCGTTGAAGGATTGAAAAAGTATTACGGACTTGGCTCACCTTGCCGTAGGCTCTTGTATTGTCTGCGGCTCGCAGCCTTGTATAGTCGATTCATGACAAATACGAACATTATATTTTCAACCTTAGCTTAGGACGTTTACGCTAGAAAGCACAGGTCATGACAAATTGTGTTGGATGTAAATATTTAAGCTGCTGATTTATAGAGAAGCAGGTCGGATTTTTAAATCCGACAAATTTATATTTTAAGTAATGTCGGATATAAGTATCCGACCTGCCCTACTGAAAAATGATTAATTTTGCCATGAATTTACTATACTTTAATTTTCACTTCTCCGACGATAAAGAATGAAAAATACGGCGGGTTTGCCCCACCTCGTATTCATCGTTTCGCCGATTGTTTGATTTGGCGCTGCCACAGCAGTTTCGCCAAAATTTTTGCGGTTTCCTGCGGCAGGTAGCGAATGGCAAAGGGACGGTTTAAGGCGCTGCAACCCATGCTGTCGAGGATAAGGCTTGCCATGCGGTAGCGGCGGTCAAAGTAATTATGTTGCAGGGCGATGGCATGGATGTTTTTCAAAGCGATGATATGCCAATGTCGCCACAGCCAGCCGTCGCGGTAGAAGAAATAGCCTTTTTCGCAATGCCAGCCGGCAAAGGCGGCGCGCCTTACGGCGGCAATCAATTGCAGCGGTATCAGGGCAAGCCATAGCCACGCAGCGGATTGCACGGGAATTTTTTCGGAGAAACCGACCAAGCCCAGTGCTAAGATGCCGCAATAAAGACTGCTCTTAAAGACATAGGCAATGAAGATTCTGCGCCATGCCCGCGCCGCTAATTGCTGCACCTGCGTAAAATA is a window from the Suttonella indologenes genome containing:
- a CDS encoding LPS-assembly protein LptD; translated protein: MAVLHRIAFFFACGAFLLPLRLWAHQCAVDPLMQYTRLGGDVSDNRVHVESDSSVSDFLTANFEGEVKVRQGDKYIFAPNVKYVRESEHIAAPEGVIVGMPTAAVQGKDGEYFMQENRLTFADADYYLSPKTTAAGDHGSNGHAEKAVIDRSSNIDHLENVTWSTCERVDPTWQLKARTLEIDNNVNRAVARDATFRVADTPVFWLPYFSFPTTDDRATGFLTPSIGSSDQRGLEMEIPYYWNIAPNQDATFTLHPMSKRGLMLGAEYRFLTEKHSGEISGAILPSDAKYDHNNRWQMAAKYRYDINPNWTFDLHYQDVSDIDYQKDLRGELDIYDKWYLDRYARLRGSGDWGNLMLRVQDYKRVSPDVSKHSTPYSRMPQILYSKDWREDNFRFGVSGEAVRFAKDDYGDANRFSLNAEAAYRLGASYGFIEPKISLSARHYMFHPENGRFRDGNKTLVMPTLSIDSGLIFERAFTWGGEGYTQTLEPRLFYLYTPYKDQSDIPNFDSDELTKSWSWLFARNRFSGGDKIGDAHQLTTALTSRFYRDEDGFEKARFSIGQIQYFNERRVGLNNNTKVADNNSVLVTEGQYRFDSHWSLYGLSFWNPNQRRNERNIVDVRYNLDTDRYIHFGHRYNQNDYDQLSIGSGWRFAPQWRVFGRYDYSLRENRGFNTMLGVEYDDCCWAWRVAGRHYRDEPDSLKHHNAVYLEFIFKGLGNMGSRTGKLLNKQLTGFTPLPQEKNL
- the purH gene encoding bifunctional phosphoribosylaminoimidazolecarboxamide formyltransferase/IMP cyclohydrolase; the encoded protein is MSHTSLLRPQRALISVSDKSGLLDFARRLNALNIELLSTGGTAAALREAGIAVKDVAEHTGFPEIMGGRVKTLHPKIHGGILARRGTDEAVMAENGIGAIDLVVVNLYPFRQTIKKAGVSLEEAVENIDIGGPSMLRSAAKNHRDVAVVVNPGDYPAVIAAIENQGISQEMRNQLAVKAFTHTADYDRAIAVYLSNQYDSENDDFPEQLSLHFQRSEILRYGENPHQRAAFYKSNRPSGNSLAGAKQLQGKQLSYNNYADSDAALRAVLNFADCACVIVKHANPCGVAQGINPQEAYERAYRTDPTSAFGGIIAFNRAIDANTAKEIISRQFVEVILAPVYSPEALEVFAQKPNIRVLEIKNDGHSTQEWQIQSIQGGILVQDWDRGTIAQSDINIVSEREPSHSEISDLLFAWRVVRAVKSNAIVLAKDLATVGIGAGQTSRVYSAKIAAMKAADEGLSQSELVLASDAFFPFRDGIDAAAAGGVSAIIQPGGSMRDQEVIDAANEHGIAMIFTGMRHFRH
- a CDS encoding protein disulfide oxidoreductase, with amino-acid sequence MHKILKSIVKNILQFALFLAVLSVAADYWRRPSAPLDAAAHPLSTLSGSSLTLAQHSSNQTVLLYFWGSWCGICRHTSPVIQKLHEDGVAVLGVAVQSGSDADIRAYLDKQAWHFDNINDADGSLSRQWQMQVTPTIVLVRQGRVLHSTTGLSSYWGLKMRLMLAGWRH